Proteins from one Procambarus clarkii isolate CNS0578487 unplaced genomic scaffold, FALCON_Pclarkii_2.0 HiC_scaffold_415, whole genome shotgun sequence genomic window:
- the LOC138361499 gene encoding jerky protein homolog-like — protein sequence MDGSEVLKPCTLMNLMLRFIKVHGERQSADIAGADEYVSKFAEMVQEQNLSSVQTYNADETDNSSTHPRGDELVNGNIIGTFLPPNTTSVIQPMDQGIIKNLKHHYKRMFARRLNNQLGTLKDFYKVFTIKSAIWTIASAWDENIESFVNVEGEFVGS from the exons atgGATGGCTCAGAAGTTTTAAAACCCTGCACTTTAATGAACCTAATGCTCAGGTTCATTAAAGTGCATGGTGAAAGACAATCTGCTGATATTGCTGGTGCTGATGAGTATGTAAGTAAATTTGCGGAGATGGTGCAGGAACAAAATTTATCTTCAGTGCAAacttataatgctgatgagacag ATAACAGTTCAACGCATCCACGAGGTGATGAGCTAGTAAatggcaatattattggaacgttctTGCCACCCAATACAACTTCAGTGATTCAACCCATGGATCAAGGAATAATTAAGAACCTTAAACACCACtacaagaggatgtttgccagacgtcttaataatcagcttggaacacttaaggacttttataaagtcttCACAATAAAGTCAGCTATCTGGACTATTGCTAGTGCGTGGGATGAG